CATTAGCAGACAATTCTCCGACTCCAAACTGTCCGACAGTTTTGCATTTAAAGCATATATAAAATTGAGGTAACTCTGAAGAATCTTCAGGAAAAAGTAATTCTACTTTTCTTGAACATTTTGGACAATAGGCTTTAGGTAGTTTAAAACGATGATAGTTCATGGTGTCATTCCTTCATGTTTTTTTCTATTATAACGTATTTTTTAAATGAAACTAGCAAAAAAAGTAGAGAACAATCCCAAAAGATTATCCTCCACTTTTTTGTTATTCAATTCAAAATCGATCATTTACCCTAATTTTTCAGTTTTTTTAACGATTTTTTTGATTTCATGAATGGCTTTCTTTTGCTCCAAGTAGCTTTTCACTTTATTTTCATCGCTATCGATTTTACCTAAGGTTGAGTCTAATTTATCGATTTCAGCATTGATTTGATAAACTAATGATTCTTGATCATCGATCCAATTTTCAGCATTTTCTACAGCTTTATCATGTGCTTTTTGTTCTTCTTTTTCAATCTTGTTTTCTTTGCGGATAATTGATTTTACTTCATGTAACGCTTTTTCTTGTTCAAAAAAATGTTTGATTTTGCTATCAGTATCTTCCATTTTTTCAAGAGTCACGTCTAACTTATCCATTTCTTTACCAATCTTTTCTACTAATTTTACTTCTTTTTCTGCATAATTTGCCATTACTTGTTCCTCCTTGTCTTATCTAAATGCGTAAACGATATGTGTGATACCAAAAAGCATAAAATAAAATCCAACTAGAAAACTTAATGTTAGTGCAGATGATAAAGGATTCATCAATAACATTATACCTAAAATGATACCCAAAACATCCACGACTAATGTAAACCAGAAGTAACCAGTGCTAACTGATTTCGCTAAATCTAAAGCGAATAAGCCAAAAACAGAGTCTAAGATAAACCAAATCGCAAATATAAACGGTAAGGCTGCAACTCCGATATTTAAGTTAAATAAGAAATACACACCGATAATAATATCGATTACACCTAAAACAATTGGAGCATACGCTTTGTATCCTGTTAATTCCTTCATTCTGTTACGGGCGAAAATTTCAAAGATTCCTTTCAAAATCGCAAATATAGCGAAAACCATTACGATTGCAATTAAATTTCCAGCCGGATCTTGAAATGATACTAACGCTGTTAAAACAAATAGAACTCCTAGAATCAATGAACCCCAGTCTATACCTCTTTTGCTTGTTTCATTCATACTATTCCACTCCTTCTTCATTCTCTCTACAATTTTATGGTACTCCTAAAAAAAGTTTAGGTCAAAAAAAAAGGTCTAAAAATAACAAAAGGTATTTATCTCTCATAAATCCTCTAAAATCATCTTTTATCTCTCAAATGTAAGAAAAGAAATTGATCTAGTCGCCAGAACTATGTTGCTTTACAACATAGTAAACTTTTAGTATATTGTATTACAAGATATATGTGAAGGAGGTACTCTATTGGACGCGACCCAAATGCTAAAAGGATTGCTCGAAGGCTGTATCTTGAAAATCATTCAAAAAAAAACAGTTTACGGCTATGAAATGATTACTCTATTATCAGAGTATGGTTTGAATATGGTCAGTGAAGGAAGTATTTATCCCATTTTGCTCAAACTCCAAAAACAACAATTGATCACTGGGGAAATGCACCCTTCTTCTGAAGGTCCGAAGCGTAAATACTACTCTTTAACATCCACTGGCGAAGCCTATTTACAACAATTTGAAAAACAATGGTTATTGGTCTCAACAGGCGTAAATAACATTTTAGAAAACGAGGGTTTAAAATGAAAACAACAGATATGATCAAACAAAACAATGAACTAAGAAAGCAGCTAAATCCAGAAAACAAAAAATATTATGAAGACATTCTTGTTTATATCCGACTAAATTTGAATAAAGAGGAGCACCAAACTGAAGAAGTTCTCTTAGAAATTTTACATGACATTTTAGATGCACAGAAAAATGGCTCGTCTGCACAAGATTTTTTTGGAAAAAATCCGAAAGAAATCAGCGATAGCATTTTAGCTGAACTACCAAATGACTCTGAGAAATATTGGAGTAAATTTTTATTTGTCTTTTTCTTGATTCTTCTGCAATACAATCTATTCGATCTACTATTACAACCAGTTGTTTCTATAAATTGGTTCAACACAGTGCTACCTGTAATTCTATTAATCGTAACGGCAATATTTGGGCTTACTTCGATCAAATACTCAGCTTTTACAAGCGACAGGAAAAAAAGTATCTTTTTCGCATTCCTGGCTTTGTTCTTCTGGCTGGTAAGTATTTTAACCCCTATTGTTGATAAGAAAATGAATGGTATTGTCGGCTATGTATTGCTCTCTCATCAAGCATTTGCAGCGATCTTGTTTATCCTATCAATCAGCTTACTGGTCGTCCAATTCCGCTTCAAAATGAACAACGCTGTAGGTATCTACATCACAACATTTTTCGCCGTATTGGAAGGTGCTGTTTTACTGGGGATAGTCAATCCTCTATTTGTCTCAACTGGTTTGCAGATTATTCTTTGGCTAGTTATTATTCTTGTCAGTATCCTTGGTGTTGTAAGAGATAACCAAAAGTTTCGAAAAAACTAAAATAAATAAAAAGGAAACGCACTTTGAACCAACTGTAGTGACCCAAAAAGGCTAATTTTTTGGGTCACTACATAATCGCAAAGCGGGTTTCCTTTTTTATTTAACCTTTTTTCTTACCTATCGAACGAAATGCACGTTTGATTACATCAAAAAAGCCTAATGACTGCACCATATGATCAGGTGCTACATATTCCTGCATTTCCTTAAGCACTTTTTTAGGCTGCTTAGACGAAAACGTAAACGTTCCATTTTTCTTAGTCTGGATTGCGTAGCGTGGAATCCATTTCCCTTTAAACATGACTGAAGCGATCACATAATCAACTTCCTCCCACGGAATTTGAACAAATTTTCGGCTGTCACGGGAATTGTAAAATTCAAAACCTTTGTCGCCGATCATAATTTTCCCGTAATCTGTAAGTCCTGTAAAAGCGGTGGCATCCGTTATGAAATCTACTTGTGTATTCAGCGATTGAACCATTTTATCTGCTCCGTTTCTTCCATGATTTATATTTTCTATTATATGTGTTTTTACCCCATTAAGCTATGTAAATGAAACTTGGGACAAAACCAACTGGCTTTATCCCAAGCATAAAACGCATAGACAGATTATAATAATCCGATTACGTGGCCAAGTACGCCGACTACGAATAAACCAAGAATGATAACGATTGGCGAAACTTTTTTCTTCAATAACCACATACAAAAGAATGTAAGTAATAACGCCGCTAAACCAGGAATCAATTGATCTAAGTTATTTTGCAATGTTGTTACTTTCATTGCAGATAATGCTTTACCTGAGCCAACTTCTTCAAATGCTTTTTGTAGACCTTCGCCATTGATTGGAAGTTTATCCCATTCAACGTATGCACCTTTATCCAATTTAACTGTAGAAACTACTGGTATAAACTTGATCGATACCCACCGCTGTACGAGCGCTGCCAGTACAAACATACCAAGAATCGAAGCACCTTTTGTTACATCTTGTAGTAAACCACCTGAAAGGTCTTCAGTGATTTTAGAACCAGCTTTATAGCCAAATTCTTGTGTATACCACATAAATCCCCAGCGAATTAAGTTCCAAGCAACAAAGAAAATGATTGGGCCAAGGATATTTCCGCCAATTGCAAGAGAAGCACCCAAAGCACCTAACATCGGACGAATCGTAAACCAGAATACTGGATCACCAACACCGGCCAAAGGACCCATCATCCCAACTTTAACCCCTTGAATCGCTACATCATCAACAGGTGCGCCGTTGGCACGTTCTTCTTCTAGTGCTAACGTTACCCCTAGAATTGGTGAAGCAATGTATGGATGCGTGTTAAAGAACTCTAAGTGACGTTTTAATGCTGCTGATTGATCTTCTTTTGTTTTATATAATTTTTTGATCGCTGGGATCATTGAGAATGCCCAACCACCATTTTGCATACGTTCATAGTTCCAAGAACCTTGGATGAATGTAGAGCGCCATGCAACGGCTAAACGATCTTTTTTTGTTAATTCAATTTTTTCTGCCATGTCTCTTTCTCCTCCTCTTATTTTAATAGTCGTTCAAGATATCGCCTAGTGGATCGCCAGTATTGCTTCCACCGCCGCTACCATTTGAAGAACCACCCATTTTAGAAAGGTTCAAGTAGATTAACGCTAAAGCTACACCTAAAGCACCAAGTGCGATCAATGTTAATTGAGAAATTGCCGCTACAACAAAACCAATGATAAAGAATGGCCATACTTCTTTTGTTGCCATCATGTTGATTACTAATGCGTAACCTACAGCTACGACCATACCACCACCGATTGCCATACCTTCAGTTAACCATGCTGGCATTGATTCCAATGCTGATTGAACCGTTTCTGCTGGAATGAATAAAAGAGCTGCTGCTGGAATCGCAATACGGATCCCTTGCATACATACTGCTAAAATGTGTAACATTTCGATTTTTCTAATATCGCCTTTTTCAGCTGCCGCATCCATCATGTGCACGATCGGTACAGCAAGTGTACGAACGATCATTGTTAAGAAAAGACCTGCTACTGCAAGTGGTACAGCAATCGCAATTGCTGATGGAACACCTTTAACGCCTTGTCCGCCTAATACTAAAATAATTGCTGATGCAACAGATGCTAATGCCGCATCTGGTGCTACTGCGGCTCCGATGTTCGCCCAACCAAGTGCGATCATTTGTAACGTTCCACCAAGAACGATACCTGCTTCCAAGTTACCAGTTACTAAACCGATCAAGGTACATGCCACTAACGGTTGATGAAATTGGAATTCATCAAGAATTCCTTCCATACCAGCTAGAAAGGCAACTAAAATTACTAAAATAATTGTTATAATAGACATGATAAGCCTCCTATTTTCATTTGAATTTTTGGATTATTTTGAGTGTGCTTGTGCCAACTCATGTTTTGCTTTTTTAAGAATTTCATCCATGTTCGCGCTAGAATCATTTGGTACTTTACGAACATCAAATTTTACACCTAAATCTTCTAATTTCTCAAAAGCTTCAACATCTTCTGGTCCCATGGATAACACTTTACTTACGACTACTTTACCGACTGAATGTGCCATAGAACCAACGTTTACTTCTTTGATATCTACGCCTGCTTCAACCACTTTTACCACATCTTCTGGATTTTCAAATAGCAATAATGCTTTTGTATTCCCAAAACGTGGGTCTTTTGAAATTTCAATCATTTTACTGATCGGAATAACATTCGCTTTTACTCCTGGAGGAGCCGCTTGTTCGATCAATTTTTTACGAAGATCATCTTTAGAAACAGCATCTGAAACAACGATAATTCGATTTGGTAAAACCGATTTTGTCCAAGCTGTCGCTACTTGACCGTGTAATAAACGAGAATCGACACGCGCTAAAACGTATTTGATTTTGCCTTCGCCGACAACTGTTCCTTCTGGTAATGCTCCTTTAGGTTGTGCATCTTCCACAACAGCTTTCGGTGCGTCCGCAGGTTCTAGCTCTTCTGGTTTGATTCTTACGCCTTCTTTAGCTGTTTCAAGAATGTGTGTTGCGATTTCTTGAGCAGAGTTCATTGAGAAGCGTGACGCATAAGCTTCAATTAACATTGGTAAGTTCAATCCACTAACGATCGCCCATTTGTCTTTATGTTCTTCAAAAAGACTATTTGCTTGGTTAAACGGTGTTCCTCCCCATAAATCGACTAAAAATAATACTTCGTCCTCTTCATCAAAAGTTGCAATTGCCTCTTTCAACTTTGCTTTTAAATCGTCTGGGCCTTCACTAGGCATCAATACAACTGCTTGTACTTTTTCCTGTTCACCAAAAATCATGGAACCGGATTGTAAAATGCCTTGAGCAAATTCCCCATGGCTAGCAATAATAATTCCTACCATAATTTGATACCTCCTATATTTTTTTC
This genomic stretch from Enterococcus haemoperoxidus ATCC BAA-382 harbors:
- a CDS encoding mannose/fructose/sorbose PTS transporter subunit IIA, producing the protein MVGIIIASHGEFAQGILQSGSMIFGEQEKVQAVVLMPSEGPDDLKAKLKEAIATFDEEDEVLFLVDLWGGTPFNQANSLFEEHKDKWAIVSGLNLPMLIEAYASRFSMNSAQEIATHILETAKEGVRIKPEELEPADAPKAVVEDAQPKGALPEGTVVGEGKIKYVLARVDSRLLHGQVATAWTKSVLPNRIIVVSDAVSKDDLRKKLIEQAAPPGVKANVIPISKMIEISKDPRFGNTKALLLFENPEDVVKVVEAGVDIKEVNVGSMAHSVGKVVVSKVLSMGPEDVEAFEKLEDLGVKFDVRKVPNDSSANMDEILKKAKHELAQAHSK
- a CDS encoding PTS mannose/fructose/sorbose transporter subunit IIC, translated to MSIITIILVILVAFLAGMEGILDEFQFHQPLVACTLIGLVTGNLEAGIVLGGTLQMIALGWANIGAAVAPDAALASVASAIILVLGGQGVKGVPSAIAIAVPLAVAGLFLTMIVRTLAVPIVHMMDAAAEKGDIRKIEMLHILAVCMQGIRIAIPAAALLFIPAETVQSALESMPAWLTEGMAIGGGMVVAVGYALVINMMATKEVWPFFIIGFVVAAISQLTLIALGALGVALALIYLNLSKMGGSSNGSGGGSNTGDPLGDILNDY
- a CDS encoding PadR family transcriptional regulator, whose translation is MDATQMLKGLLEGCILKIIQKKTVYGYEMITLLSEYGLNMVSEGSIYPILLKLQKQQLITGEMHPSSEGPKRKYYSLTSTGEAYLQQFEKQWLLVSTGVNNILENEGLK
- a CDS encoding DUF956 family protein; translated protein: MVQSLNTQVDFITDATAFTGLTDYGKIMIGDKGFEFYNSRDSRKFVQIPWEEVDYVIASVMFKGKWIPRYAIQTKKNGTFTFSSKQPKKVLKEMQEYVAPDHMVQSLGFFDVIKRAFRSIGKKKG
- a CDS encoding HdeD family acid-resistance protein — translated: MNETSKRGIDWGSLILGVLFVLTALVSFQDPAGNLIAIVMVFAIFAILKGIFEIFARNRMKELTGYKAYAPIVLGVIDIIIGVYFLFNLNIGVAALPFIFAIWFILDSVFGLFALDLAKSVSTGYFWFTLVVDVLGIILGIMLLMNPLSSALTLSFLVGFYFMLFGITHIVYAFR
- a CDS encoding PTS system mannose/fructose/sorbose family transporter subunit IID, whose amino-acid sequence is MAEKIELTKKDRLAVAWRSTFIQGSWNYERMQNGGWAFSMIPAIKKLYKTKEDQSAALKRHLEFFNTHPYIASPILGVTLALEEERANGAPVDDVAIQGVKVGMMGPLAGVGDPVFWFTIRPMLGALGASLAIGGNILGPIIFFVAWNLIRWGFMWYTQEFGYKAGSKITEDLSGGLLQDVTKGASILGMFVLAALVQRWVSIKFIPVVSTVKLDKGAYVEWDKLPINGEGLQKAFEEVGSGKALSAMKVTTLQNNLDQLIPGLAALLLTFFCMWLLKKKVSPIVIILGLFVVGVLGHVIGLL